A single window of Archangium gephyra DNA harbors:
- a CDS encoding sensor histidine kinase: MATFFPMLHQFLMTHREQIIALTRTKIAARVAPRAAQEELENGIPLLVDQLIQALQAEAPHSAAIQQEMEQSAALHGQDMLRKGYTVAQLVHDYGAVCQAITLVAADQGTAISAEDYRFLNGFLDDAIAEAVTGYGSQRERVLSQQETGRLGFFAHELRNLISAASLTYQVLRSGRVGITGNTGDALGRSLKALRDLVDRSLAEVRLEAGVGKRERVRVAELIEDVEVTATIDAEERGLQLLVHPSEYGLEVVVDRQLIEAAMANLLQNAFKYSRAGGHVLLRAYTSEGRVLIEVEDECGGLPPGKAEELFRPFEQRSSDRSGLGLGLAISLQSVEANGGELSVHDLPGKGCVFTISLPLAPPSPSVN; this comes from the coding sequence ATGGCGACTTTTTTTCCGATGCTCCACCAGTTCCTCATGACCCACCGCGAGCAGATCATCGCCCTCACACGGACGAAGATCGCCGCGCGTGTGGCACCGCGAGCGGCGCAGGAGGAGCTCGAGAATGGAATTCCCTTGCTGGTGGATCAGCTCATCCAGGCGCTTCAGGCCGAGGCACCGCACTCCGCCGCCATTCAACAGGAGATGGAGCAGAGCGCGGCCCTGCACGGCCAGGACATGCTGCGCAAGGGGTACACCGTGGCCCAGCTCGTCCACGACTATGGGGCCGTCTGCCAGGCCATCACCCTGGTCGCGGCCGATCAAGGCACGGCGATCTCCGCGGAAGACTACCGCTTCCTGAATGGCTTCCTGGACGATGCCATTGCCGAAGCGGTCACCGGGTATGGGAGCCAGCGTGAACGGGTGCTGTCTCAGCAGGAGACAGGGCGCCTGGGCTTTTTCGCGCACGAGCTGCGCAACCTCATCTCCGCCGCGAGCCTGACGTACCAGGTGCTGAGGAGCGGACGCGTGGGCATCACCGGCAACACCGGGGACGCGCTGGGCCGCAGCTTGAAAGCCCTCCGCGACCTGGTGGATCGCTCACTCGCCGAGGTACGGCTCGAAGCTGGAGTCGGGAAGCGGGAGCGCGTCCGGGTCGCCGAGCTCATTGAAGACGTCGAGGTCACCGCCACGATTGATGCCGAGGAGCGGGGGCTCCAGCTCCTGGTGCACCCCTCCGAGTACGGGCTGGAGGTGGTGGTGGACCGGCAGTTGATCGAGGCGGCCATGGCCAACCTGCTGCAGAACGCCTTCAAGTACAGTCGTGCGGGGGGCCACGTCTTGCTGCGGGCGTACACGAGCGAAGGGCGTGTCCTGATTGAAGTCGAGGATGAGTGTGGCGGGCTGCCGCCAGGAAAGGCCGAGGAACTCTTTCGTCCCTTCGAGCAGCGAAGCAGCGACCGGAGTGGGCTGGGCCTCGGGCTCGCCATCAGCCTGCAAAGTGTCGAAGCGAATGGTGGCGAGCTGTCCGTGCACGACCTTCCGGGCAAGGGGTGCGTCTTCACCATCTCGCTCCCGTTGGCGCCCCCCTCTCCGTCCGTGAACTGA
- a CDS encoding bifunctional helix-turn-helix transcriptional regulator/GNAT family N-acetyltransferase — MEVDLLAGFGVGFLGSRLKRLAERMQADAAEVARSLDLPIQPAQVSLMLAIRLHGPITVGELAERLQMAQPTVTRALGTLEDFVEARRSPDDQRSKRLVLTEKGEALMVRIQTQLLPRIEPAAASLVEGLSGDFMQGLAQVEARLAEASLLSRIEAAGPPAMWARDFSDDLAEAFYRINAEWIEDMFALEENDIALLSRPRELILDKGGVVLFAETPELGVVGTCALMRSKDGWVELTKMGVLKSARGLKVGEFLLTKTLERASSLGFGKVYLLTNKKCAAAIHLYEKLGFVHDAEIMRLFGARYERCDVAMSYRPRGWSDRGRRT; from the coding sequence ATGGAAGTCGATCTTCTGGCGGGGTTTGGCGTGGGGTTCCTGGGCAGCCGGCTCAAGCGCCTGGCCGAGCGGATGCAGGCCGACGCCGCCGAAGTGGCGCGCTCGCTGGACCTGCCGATCCAGCCGGCCCAGGTGTCGCTGATGCTGGCGATCCGCCTGCACGGCCCGATCACGGTGGGCGAACTGGCGGAGCGCCTGCAAATGGCCCAACCCACCGTGACCCGCGCCCTCGGGACCCTGGAAGATTTCGTCGAAGCGCGGCGCTCGCCGGACGACCAGCGCTCGAAGCGCCTGGTGCTGACGGAGAAAGGCGAGGCCTTGATGGTCCGCATCCAGACGCAGCTGTTGCCGCGCATCGAGCCCGCCGCCGCCTCGCTGGTCGAGGGGCTGTCAGGCGACTTCATGCAGGGCCTGGCCCAGGTGGAGGCGCGGCTGGCCGAGGCCTCGCTGCTGAGCCGGATCGAGGCCGCCGGTCCGCCCGCGATGTGGGCACGCGACTTCTCCGACGACCTGGCCGAGGCCTTCTATCGGATCAACGCTGAATGGATCGAGGACATGTTCGCCCTGGAGGAGAACGACATCGCCCTCCTGTCGAGGCCGCGCGAGCTGATCCTCGACAAGGGCGGGGTGGTGCTGTTCGCCGAGACGCCGGAGCTGGGCGTGGTGGGGACCTGCGCCCTGATGCGGTCCAAGGACGGCTGGGTCGAGCTGACCAAGATGGGCGTCCTGAAGAGCGCCCGGGGCCTGAAGGTCGGCGAGTTCCTGCTCACCAAGACCCTGGAGCGGGCCTCCAGCCTGGGCTTCGGCAAGGTCTATCTGCTGACCAACAAGAAGTGCGCGGCGGCCATCCATCTCTACGAGAAGCTGGGCTTCGTGCACGACGCCGAGATCATGCGGCTGTTCGGGGCGCGCTACGAGCGCTGCGACGTGGCGATGTCGTACCGGCCGAGGGGTTGGAGCGATAGAGGGCGGCGCACGTGA
- a CDS encoding MFS transporter, which translates to MNSSSPPQRASYWGALRLPLYRSLWISAFVSNLGTWLERVAVGVYVAESTGRSGWSGLAAAALFLPSLVMAPVGGALSDRFDRRGYLLTIIWIQILVSALLTLLAFRGQLSMPVLLLLLVGIGCSATMMWPAFNAMLTEQVPEEVVRSAIVLHSGQFNLARMVGPAIGAAVIAVGGVPWAFAINTLSFLAILPVVMGLKRQRPESSGSEPLWVQIRQGIDAVRAEPGIRTSLTLSMSSSFLVAPFMGLVPIFVIRDLHSDAAGVSLLMTVQGLGAVVAAAASTACMEIFGARRWIAGAAISLMIFDALFWLMPTVSTAAMMMTLLGAAYLAMMSGGKSVSLSRAPRSVRGRVASLYTAGVDGSYGLGVAVIGGLGDLIGVRAASLIGTAAFATIVLTWGRRGGVLLPELTETPEPARRTPTAEVEP; encoded by the coding sequence ATGAACTCCTCCTCGCCCCCGCAGCGTGCATCGTACTGGGGTGCGCTGCGTCTGCCGCTGTACCGCTCGCTGTGGATCTCCGCGTTCGTCTCGAACCTGGGAACGTGGCTCGAGCGTGTGGCCGTAGGTGTCTACGTCGCTGAGTCGACCGGCCGCTCCGGCTGGAGTGGCCTGGCCGCGGCCGCACTCTTTCTTCCCTCCTTGGTGATGGCTCCAGTAGGGGGGGCGCTGAGCGATCGCTTCGACCGCCGCGGTTATCTGCTGACCATCATCTGGATTCAGATTCTCGTCAGCGCACTGCTCACGTTGCTGGCATTCCGCGGACAGCTCTCGATGCCCGTGTTGCTGCTCCTGTTGGTAGGCATCGGATGCTCGGCGACGATGATGTGGCCCGCCTTCAACGCCATGCTGACCGAGCAGGTCCCCGAGGAAGTGGTGAGGAGCGCCATCGTGCTCCATTCGGGGCAATTCAATCTCGCGCGGATGGTGGGCCCCGCCATTGGCGCCGCGGTCATCGCGGTAGGAGGAGTGCCGTGGGCCTTTGCCATCAACACGCTCAGCTTCCTGGCCATTCTCCCGGTCGTGATGGGGCTCAAGCGTCAGCGGCCAGAGTCCTCCGGGAGCGAGCCGCTGTGGGTTCAAATCCGGCAAGGCATCGATGCGGTCCGGGCAGAGCCTGGAATTCGAACGTCGTTGACCTTGTCAATGAGCTCTTCTTTCCTGGTCGCACCGTTCATGGGCCTGGTGCCGATTTTCGTGATTCGCGATTTGCATTCCGACGCGGCAGGAGTCTCGCTGCTCATGACGGTGCAGGGGCTCGGTGCAGTGGTCGCGGCCGCGGCCTCCACGGCGTGCATGGAGATTTTCGGCGCGCGAAGGTGGATTGCGGGTGCCGCGATCTCGCTGATGATTTTCGACGCATTGTTCTGGCTCATGCCGACCGTCTCGACAGCGGCGATGATGATGACCCTGCTCGGTGCGGCCTATCTGGCGATGATGAGCGGAGGCAAGAGCGTCTCATTGTCGCGAGCACCTCGCTCCGTCCGCGGCCGGGTAGCGAGTTTGTATACGGCCGGAGTGGATGGCTCTTACGGTCTCGGCGTCGCTGTCATCGGAGGGTTGGGAGACCTCATCGGCGTGCGTGCCGCCTCGCTCATCGGGACCGCGGCCTTCGCCACCATCGTGCTCACCTGGGGGAGACGTGGCGGAGTGCTTCTTCCCGAATTGACGGAAACGCCAGAGCCGGCGCGCCGCACGCCTACGGCCGAGGTCGAGCCCTGA
- a CDS encoding transposase zinc-binding domain-containing protein: MLYAAVRDNLATLLAEASELGRGLPRYVERDFARYLECGVLTHGFARVRCVSCKDELLVAFSCKGRGVCPSCSAKRAHVTAAHLVERVLPHVPYRQWTLSFPHRVRWVLLKDAGLLSDVLTVFLRAVFIRRTRCSRGSAGRRWTCGPLPESNPGAPPWRDSPCMPTRTFTPTTGWGWSGCAATGRAVR; this comes from the coding sequence GTGTTGTATGCGGCGGTGAGGGACAACCTCGCCACGCTGCTGGCGGAGGCGAGCGAGCTGGGGCGCGGCCTGCCCCGGTACGTGGAGCGGGACTTCGCCAGGTACCTGGAGTGTGGAGTATTGACGCACGGCTTCGCGCGGGTGCGCTGTGTGAGTTGCAAGGACGAGCTGCTCGTCGCCTTCTCGTGCAAGGGACGAGGGGTGTGCCCGTCCTGCAGTGCGAAGCGGGCGCATGTGACGGCGGCGCACCTGGTGGAGCGGGTGCTTCCGCACGTGCCTTATCGACAGTGGACGCTGTCCTTTCCGCACCGGGTGCGGTGGGTACTCCTCAAGGACGCGGGACTGCTCTCGGACGTCCTCACCGTCTTCCTGCGCGCGGTGTTTATCAGGCGCACTCGCTGCAGCAGAGGCAGCGCTGGACGGAGGTGGACGTGCGGCCCCCTCCCCGAAAGCAACCCCGGTGCGCCGCCCTGGAGGGATTCTCCCTGCATGCCAACACGCACCTTCACGCCAACGACAGGCTGGGGCTGGAGCGGCTGTGCCGCTACGGGGCGCGCGGTGCGCTGA
- a CDS encoding Imm52 family immunity protein has product MRESYSATAFWRPRSESREEWAGRAETFFRLLAECHPSLARWYEEGRSAEEALQLDFVPTREAFTRFFSRSKSRFAEGGFIFQAWTGPVEGTHGVSASVTSAGTATHVSSSASVVFPLEPLGSERLLTRAVVARVMRALAKAWEPDWALARA; this is encoded by the coding sequence GTGAGGGAGAGCTACTCGGCCACCGCATTCTGGCGCCCGCGCTCGGAGTCGCGAGAGGAGTGGGCAGGGCGAGCGGAGACATTCTTCCGGTTGCTGGCGGAGTGCCATCCGAGCCTGGCTCGCTGGTACGAGGAGGGCCGCTCGGCCGAGGAGGCGCTGCAGCTCGACTTTGTTCCGACGCGAGAGGCCTTCACGCGCTTCTTTTCGCGAAGCAAGAGCCGCTTCGCAGAAGGCGGCTTCATCTTCCAGGCGTGGACGGGCCCGGTGGAGGGGACTCACGGGGTGAGTGCGTCTGTCACCTCCGCTGGAACGGCGACGCACGTGAGCAGCAGCGCGAGCGTGGTCTTTCCTCTCGAGCCTCTCGGAAGCGAGCGGCTACTCACCCGGGCAGTGGTCGCCCGCGTCATGCGCGCCCTGGCGAAGGCCTGGGAGCCGGACTGGGCCCTTGCCAGAGCATAA
- a CDS encoding TIGR03118 family protein — protein MNASFLRGSWRSPALALALAASLVPVASFANNSCKQPNAYVQRNLVADRAGVAENVDPNLVNAWGIAFNPFGLVWVNDNGTGLSTLYTGDGVPNALVVTVPPPPGDTGTGRPTGIVFNGTGQFTVTEGGTTANSFFIFATEQGSITAWAPAINLTNSFTVVDNSSTGANYKGLALAPNGTGFFLYATDFHNGKIDVFDSTFAPATLPGSFTDPFLPSGFAPFGIQNINGNLYVTYARQDRGREEAVTGSGLGYVSIFDANGRFVRRLISRGRLNAPWGLALAPASFGKFGSKLLVANFGDGVINVYDPQTGHREGRLERPDGSTIRIDGLWGLAFGSGVANQPTDTLFFTAGPERETHGLYGRLDAMRVPCQHLAPEPEESESN, from the coding sequence ATGAATGCTTCATTCCTTCGGGGCTCCTGGCGGAGCCCTGCGCTGGCGCTCGCACTCGCCGCTTCGCTGGTGCCCGTGGCCAGCTTCGCCAACAACTCCTGCAAGCAACCCAATGCCTATGTGCAGCGCAACCTCGTCGCCGACAGGGCGGGGGTCGCGGAGAACGTGGACCCGAACCTCGTCAACGCATGGGGTATCGCGTTCAACCCCTTCGGCCTCGTCTGGGTCAATGACAACGGGACCGGCCTCTCCACGCTCTATACCGGTGACGGCGTTCCCAACGCGCTCGTCGTGACCGTGCCGCCGCCTCCGGGGGACACCGGGACGGGCAGGCCCACCGGCATCGTCTTCAACGGCACCGGCCAGTTCACCGTCACCGAGGGCGGGACCACGGCGAACAGTTTCTTCATCTTCGCCACCGAGCAGGGCTCCATCACCGCCTGGGCGCCGGCCATCAATCTCACCAACTCCTTCACCGTCGTGGACAACTCCAGCACCGGCGCCAACTACAAGGGCCTCGCCCTCGCGCCCAATGGCACGGGGTTCTTCCTGTACGCGACGGACTTCCACAACGGGAAGATCGACGTCTTCGACAGCACCTTCGCGCCCGCCACGCTTCCGGGCTCCTTCACGGATCCCTTCCTCCCCTCGGGCTTCGCGCCCTTCGGCATCCAGAACATCAACGGCAACCTCTACGTCACCTACGCCAGGCAGGACCGGGGCCGGGAGGAGGCCGTCACCGGCAGTGGGTTGGGTTACGTCAGCATCTTCGACGCCAATGGCCGCTTCGTCCGGCGCCTCATCTCGCGCGGCAGGCTGAACGCCCCCTGGGGTCTGGCGTTGGCTCCGGCCAGCTTCGGCAAGTTCGGCAGCAAGCTCCTGGTGGCCAACTTCGGCGATGGCGTCATCAACGTCTATGACCCGCAGACCGGCCACCGCGAGGGGCGGCTGGAGCGGCCCGATGGCTCGACGATCCGGATCGACGGCCTGTGGGGACTGGCCTTCGGCAGCGGCGTGGCGAACCAGCCCACCGACACGCTCTTCTTCACCGCGGGCCCTGAGCGCGAGACGCATGGCCTCTACGGGCGCCTCGACGCGATGCGCGTCCCCTGCCAGCACCTCGCTCCGGAGCCCGAGGAGTCCGAGTCCAACTGA
- a CDS encoding DUF4398 domain-containing protein yields the protein MRRAIVGAGLLLGLAGCAGVQQVPPTEQLVDSQVSIRQAEEAGAETVPDAAQHLQWAREQASEARRLLEHNERDKAALFLKRAAADAELALALAREAPARAEADRLLQQVQQLQGTVQ from the coding sequence ATGCGACGAGCGATCGTGGGCGCGGGGCTGCTGCTGGGACTGGCCGGCTGCGCGGGGGTGCAGCAGGTGCCGCCCACCGAGCAGTTGGTGGACTCCCAGGTCTCCATCCGCCAGGCGGAGGAGGCCGGAGCCGAGACGGTGCCGGATGCGGCGCAGCACCTGCAGTGGGCTCGGGAGCAGGCGAGCGAGGCGCGCCGACTGCTCGAGCACAACGAGCGGGACAAGGCGGCGCTCTTCCTGAAGCGCGCGGCGGCGGACGCGGAGCTGGCCCTGGCCCTGGCGCGTGAGGCACCGGCGCGGGCCGAGGCCGATCGGCTGCTCCAGCAGGTCCAGCAACTCCAGGGCACGGTGCAGTGA
- a CDS encoding OmpA family protein, with product MRGWKRLTWGVLGAAVFAGCAASTPRELLDARYAYQRASTGPAAQFSPDALVEAREALNEANRAFERERDSENTRTLAYVALRKAQIAESRARAIVAEQERVAAEQQLAMAQASDSVKTRQELERARAELAEAQRLRAEAEQRQSQLQQQQQQEAMAQAEQQKLEQARREEQERQARLDEAQAKMDQLNAQLEQERQARLQAEQRAAQAEAEARAQAQVASDLRNIRQVQVKEEARGLVLTLSGSVLFRSGSADLLPGARRRLDEVAEALKKTQSPLVIEGHTDSQGPTELNEELSYERAGAVRDYLVERGVDSERVRTEGRGEEQPVASNKNAEGRANNRRVEIVIERGIGGAGEQQQPQTQPPPGR from the coding sequence ATGCGGGGATGGAAACGTCTGACGTGGGGCGTGCTAGGGGCCGCCGTGTTCGCGGGGTGCGCGGCCAGCACGCCGCGAGAGCTGCTGGATGCACGCTATGCCTATCAACGGGCCTCCACGGGGCCGGCGGCCCAGTTCAGCCCGGATGCGCTCGTCGAGGCACGCGAGGCCCTCAACGAGGCCAACCGCGCCTTCGAGCGGGAGCGGGACTCGGAGAACACGCGCACGCTGGCGTACGTGGCGCTGCGCAAGGCGCAGATCGCCGAGTCGCGCGCCCGGGCCATCGTGGCCGAGCAGGAGCGGGTGGCGGCGGAGCAGCAGCTCGCCATGGCCCAGGCCTCGGATAGCGTGAAGACGCGGCAGGAGCTGGAGCGGGCCCGCGCCGAGCTCGCCGAGGCCCAGCGTCTGCGCGCGGAGGCGGAGCAGCGGCAGTCCCAGCTCCAGCAACAGCAGCAGCAGGAGGCCATGGCGCAGGCCGAGCAACAGAAGCTGGAGCAGGCCCGGCGCGAGGAGCAGGAGCGCCAGGCGCGGCTCGACGAGGCCCAGGCGAAGATGGATCAGCTCAATGCCCAGCTCGAGCAGGAGCGCCAGGCGCGCCTCCAGGCCGAGCAGCGCGCCGCCCAGGCCGAGGCCGAGGCCCGCGCCCAGGCCCAGGTGGCCAGCGATCTGCGCAACATCCGGCAGGTGCAGGTGAAGGAGGAGGCGCGTGGACTGGTGCTCACGCTCTCCGGCAGCGTGCTCTTCCGCTCGGGGAGCGCGGATCTGCTGCCAGGGGCCAGGCGCCGGCTGGACGAGGTGGCCGAGGCGTTGAAGAAGACGCAAAGCCCGCTCGTCATCGAGGGCCACACCGACAGCCAGGGTCCCACGGAGCTCAACGAGGAGCTCTCCTACGAGCGCGCCGGAGCGGTGCGGGACTACCTCGTGGAGCGCGGCGTGGACAGCGAGCGCGTCCGCACCGAGGGCCGCGGCGAGGAGCAACCCGTCGCCTCCAACAAGAACGCCGAGGGCCGCGCGAACAACCGCCGGGTGGAGATCGTCATCGAGCGCGGTATCGGCGGAGCCGGTGAGCAGCAGCAGCCGCAGACGCAGCCCCCGCCGGGCCGCTGA
- a CDS encoding BMP family lipoprotein, producing the protein MAPSRSFLRLSLLSALVLASACKKQEETKPGAAPSANAPAAAAPKPKTLKVGLVTDVGGRGDHSFNDSALRGLELWGAGKKMEGGSYKDATPEELKETLAQDLATRGIAPVGISPVVLQSKVPEDYEPNLQTLVDEGVSLAVGVGFMLENAVETVAKRNPDAKFLLIDSPLVSADGKVYTLPNVRTVMYREEQGSFLVGALAGLASKNNKVGFVGGMEVPLIKKFEAGFRAGVAAVNPKATVLVNYTGSFDNVSAGKQVGQDLVNKGADIVYHAAGSDGLGVIQAVKEARAAGKPVFAIGVDSDQSHLAPEAVLTSMLKRVDLGVYEAVRDLSQGKLEGGDVMLGLKEGGVTYAPVRVEFPGKAEALQKVEELRAKIVSGELQVPSHPSQLTAAPAKP; encoded by the coding sequence ATGGCCCCTTCCCGCTCCTTCCTGCGACTGTCCCTGCTGTCCGCCCTGGTGCTCGCGTCCGCCTGCAAGAAGCAGGAGGAGACGAAGCCGGGGGCCGCCCCTTCGGCCAACGCGCCGGCCGCCGCCGCGCCCAAGCCGAAGACGCTGAAGGTGGGCCTGGTGACGGACGTGGGAGGCCGCGGTGACCACTCCTTCAACGACTCGGCGCTGCGCGGCCTGGAGCTGTGGGGCGCGGGCAAGAAGATGGAGGGGGGCAGCTACAAGGACGCCACCCCGGAGGAGCTGAAGGAGACGCTCGCGCAGGACCTGGCCACGCGCGGCATCGCGCCGGTGGGCATCTCCCCGGTGGTGCTGCAGAGCAAGGTCCCCGAGGACTATGAGCCCAACCTGCAGACGCTGGTGGACGAGGGCGTGTCGCTGGCCGTCGGCGTGGGCTTCATGCTCGAGAACGCGGTGGAGACGGTGGCGAAGCGCAACCCGGACGCGAAGTTCCTGCTCATCGACAGCCCGCTGGTGTCCGCGGACGGCAAGGTCTACACGCTGCCCAACGTGCGCACGGTGATGTACCGCGAGGAGCAGGGCAGCTTCCTCGTGGGCGCGCTGGCGGGCCTGGCCTCCAAGAACAACAAGGTGGGCTTCGTGGGCGGCATGGAGGTCCCCCTCATCAAGAAGTTCGAGGCGGGCTTCCGCGCGGGTGTGGCCGCCGTCAACCCCAAGGCCACCGTGCTGGTGAACTACACGGGCAGCTTCGACAACGTGTCCGCCGGCAAGCAGGTGGGCCAGGATCTGGTGAACAAGGGCGCGGACATCGTCTACCACGCGGCCGGCTCGGATGGCCTCGGCGTCATCCAGGCGGTGAAGGAGGCGCGCGCCGCCGGCAAGCCGGTGTTCGCCATCGGCGTGGACTCGGACCAGTCGCACCTGGCTCCCGAGGCGGTGCTGACCTCCATGCTCAAGCGCGTGGACCTGGGCGTCTACGAGGCCGTGCGTGACCTGTCCCAGGGCAAGCTCGAGGGCGGTGACGTGATGCTGGGCCTCAAGGAGGGGGGCGTCACCTACGCCCCCGTGCGCGTGGAGTTCCCGGGCAAGGCCGAGGCCCTCCAGAAGGTCGAGGAGCTGCGCGCGAAGATCGTCTCCGGGGAGCTCCAGGTGCCCAGCCACCCGTCGCAGCTGACGGCCGCTCCGGCGAAGCCGTAA
- a CDS encoding ROK family protein, with protein sequence MPTLGIDLGGTFARAAVVDAKGNIIASAKMALGERSPSAVVESIAHAAKAAVDTAGTPVQGCGVGAAGQIHGESGVLAVAPNLGWRNVPLGEMLRTRLGYPVRVVNDLSAAAWGELNAGAGRGSQDMYTVFVGSGVGSAIIAGGRLVTGGGGVAGELGHIKVVPNGRRCGCGELGCLEAYAGGHNLIAQTRELLATGRSQVLKELTGGDPARVTPVTLEQAAEAGDAEAREIYERASLMLAVAVANQVTVLNPARLILGGGVLTHCPGIRRRVVEGVQAFASTTSREGLLISDAELGDDSGLIGAALLA encoded by the coding sequence ATGCCCACACTGGGAATCGACCTGGGAGGCACCTTCGCCCGCGCGGCGGTGGTGGATGCGAAGGGCAACATCATCGCCTCGGCCAAGATGGCGCTCGGCGAGCGCAGCCCCTCGGCGGTGGTGGAGTCCATTGCCCACGCGGCCAAGGCGGCGGTGGATACCGCGGGCACGCCCGTGCAGGGGTGTGGCGTGGGCGCGGCCGGGCAGATTCATGGCGAGTCCGGCGTGCTGGCCGTGGCGCCCAACCTCGGCTGGCGCAACGTGCCGCTGGGAGAGATGCTCCGCACGCGGCTGGGCTACCCCGTCCGGGTGGTGAATGACCTGTCGGCCGCCGCCTGGGGTGAGCTCAACGCCGGAGCGGGGCGCGGCTCGCAGGACATGTACACGGTGTTCGTGGGCTCGGGCGTGGGCAGCGCCATCATCGCCGGGGGCCGGCTGGTGACGGGCGGCGGCGGGGTGGCGGGCGAGCTGGGCCACATCAAGGTGGTGCCCAACGGGCGCCGGTGCGGCTGCGGCGAGCTGGGCTGCCTGGAGGCCTACGCGGGGGGCCACAACCTCATCGCGCAGACGCGGGAGTTGCTGGCCACGGGCCGCTCGCAGGTGCTCAAGGAGCTGACCGGCGGAGACCCGGCCCGGGTGACGCCCGTGACGCTGGAGCAGGCGGCGGAGGCGGGTGACGCCGAGGCGCGTGAAATCTACGAGCGCGCCAGCCTCATGCTGGCCGTCGCCGTCGCCAACCAGGTGACGGTGCTCAACCCGGCGCGGCTCATCCTGGGCGGTGGCGTGTTGACGCACTGCCCCGGCATCCGGCGGCGCGTGGTGGAGGGGGTGCAGGCGTTCGCCTCCACCACCTCGCGCGAGGGGCTGCTCATCTCCGACGCCGAGCTGGGTGACGACAGCGGGCTGATCGGCGCGGCGCTCCTGGCGTGA
- a CDS encoding NADPH-dependent FMN reductase, which yields MATPHILALCGSVRTGGFNKKLLDLAVAEARAQGAEVDAVDPKVLAQLPIYDQDVEAKGWPPLVKDLRDRLARANGLLIASPEYNSSIPGGLKNLIDWVSRPPERLFQEKWAGLMGATPGVFGTSRMQPHLRQVMASTGVHVLPAQVHLPRAMEAFNADGSFKDEARRKEVAALVSSLVSKLKG from the coding sequence ATGGCCACTCCCCACATCCTGGCCCTGTGCGGCAGCGTCCGCACGGGGGGATTCAACAAGAAGCTGCTGGACCTCGCCGTCGCGGAGGCCCGCGCGCAGGGCGCCGAGGTCGATGCCGTGGACCCCAAGGTGCTCGCGCAGCTGCCCATCTATGACCAGGATGTGGAGGCGAAGGGCTGGCCTCCGCTGGTGAAGGACCTGCGGGACAGGCTGGCCCGCGCCAACGGGCTGCTCATCGCCAGCCCCGAGTACAACTCCTCCATCCCGGGCGGGTTGAAGAACCTCATCGACTGGGTGTCGCGTCCGCCCGAGCGCCTCTTCCAGGAGAAGTGGGCGGGGTTGATGGGCGCCACGCCGGGCGTCTTCGGCACCTCGCGCATGCAGCCGCACCTGCGGCAGGTGATGGCCTCCACGGGCGTGCACGTGCTGCCCGCGCAGGTGCACCTGCCGCGGGCGATGGAGGCCTTCAACGCGGATGGAAGCTTCAAGGACGAGGCCCGGCGCAAGGAAGTGGCCGCGCTCGTCTCGTCTCTCGTTTCCAAGCTCAAGGGCTGA